A DNA window from Arachis duranensis cultivar V14167 chromosome 3, aradu.V14167.gnm2.J7QH, whole genome shotgun sequence contains the following coding sequences:
- the LOC107476837 gene encoding oxysterol-binding protein-related protein 3C, which produces MGSPKKNESKGFFASVSSSFSVFSNAMHRSVNGLLGYEGVEVINPEGGKEDAEEEAQRGRWKQEDRDSYWKMMQKYIGADVTSMVTLPVIIFEPMTMLQKMAELMEYSYLLDRADESEDPYMRLVYASSWAISVYFAYQRTWKPFNPILGETYELVNHGGITFLAEQVSHHPPMSAGHAENDHFAYDVTSKLKTKFLGNSVDVYPVGRTRVTLKRDGVVLDLVPPPTKVNNLIFGRTWVDSPGEMIMTNLTTGDKAVLYFQPCGWFGAGRYEVDGYIYNSSEEPKILMTGKWNESLSCQPCDPEGEPLPNTEMKEVWHVADVPPNDKFQYTHFAHKINSFDTAPKKLLASDSRLRPDRYALELGDLSKAGTEKTSLEERQRAEKRAREANGHNFTPRWFDLTEEVTTTPWGELEIYQYNGKYSEHRASIDNSGSIDNVDVKSTEFNPWQYGNLSTE; this is translated from the exons ATGGGTAGCCCGAAGAAGAACGAAAGCAAGGGCTTTTTTGCCTCCGTATCTTCTAGCTTCTCCGTTTTCAGCAACGCTATGCACCGATCCGTCAATGG ACTTTTGGGATATGAAGGTGTAGAAGTCATAAATCCAGAGGGAGGTAAAGAAGATGCAGAGGAAGAAGCTCAGAGGGGAAGATGGAAGCAGGAG GATAGAGATAGTTATTGGAAGATGATGCAGAAATATATTGGCGCAGATGTAACATCAATGGTGACACTACCAGTTATTATCTTTGAGCCAATGACTATGCTTCAGAAAATGGCAGAG TTGATGGAGTACTCCTACTTGTTGGATCGGGCTGATGAATCAGAGGATCCATACATGCGGTTGGTATATGCAT CATCATGGGCTATATCTGTGTACTTTGCGTACCAGCGAACATGGAAGCCTTTCAATCCAATCCTTGGAGAGACTTATGAATTGGTTAACCATGGTGGAATTACATTTCTTGCAGAACAG gTGAGTCATCATCCCCCAATGAGTGCTGGGCATGCTGAGAATGACCATTTTGCATATGATGTGACTTCAAAGTTAAAAACAAAGTTTTTGGGAAATTCTGTTGATGTTTATCCTGTTGGAAG AACACGAGTGACCCTCAAGAGAGATGGTGTTGTCTTAGATTTGGTGCCTCCACCTACAAAAGTTAACAACTTGATATTTGGCCGGACTTGGGTTGATTCACCCGGGGAAATGATAATGACAAATTTAACAACAGGAGACAAAGCTGTACTGTACTTTCAACCCTGTGGTTGGTTTGG TGCTGGTCGCTATGAAGTTGATGGATATATTTACAATTCTTCTGAGGAGCCTAAAATATTAATGACTGGGAAATGGAATGAATCACTGAGTTGCCAACCTTGTGACCCAGAAGGAGAGCCTCTACCAAACACGGAAATGAAAGAG GTTTGGCATGTTGCTGATGTTCCACCAAATGATAAATTCCAGTACACacattttgcccacaaaataaACAGCTTTGACACTGCCCCCAAAAAGTTGCTGGCATCAGACTCTCGTTTACGCCCAGATAGATATGCACTTGAGTTGGGTGATCTGTCGAAAGCTGGAACAGAGAAAACCAG CTTGGAGGAGAGGCAGCGAGCTGAAAAGAGAGCCCGAGAAGCAAACGGGCATAACTTCACACCAAGATGGTTTGATCTAACTGAAGAGGTGACAACAACTCCATGGGGAGAATTGGAAATCTACCAGTATAATGGTAAATATTCCGAACACCGGGCTTCTATCGATAACTCTGGCAGCATTGATAATGTTGATGTTAAATCAACTGAATTCAATCCATGGCAATATGGTAACTTGTCCACAGAGTGA